CGGATACATCAAACCAGAGAATATTTCTCTAAGCAAAATATTGAAGACCATAGTACCTTTCTGACGTTCACAACTAGAAATCTACTTCACTTTGAGATGTCCGTGCTCGAGTTTATCAACAAAGAGGGTTGATCAGTGCTTGATATATATGAAGTTATTGCGGCTACTTAAAAAATACTATTGTTCCatcttcaagaagaagaagatggcgAGTGTTGAGAAAGTTGTTGGTGTGAAGAAAGTGAGGCAAAAAGATCCAGATGGATGGGATGTGAGCATGCCACTCCCCGGGGACATCATAGAAGGTGTTGCTGAGTTAGCTTCTGATGATGACTCCTTTATTCAGGCCAAAGCATGGTCAGAGTTAACCTTATTTCTTGGTAAAATTGCTGGACATTTCATTTGGTTCAAGGTTAGAAGGGGAGAGAGTACACTTAAACTCAGAGGATATGTCTTAGTTGAACGACGTTCAAATCTCCAGAAAAGGTTTGTTGTTAGAGCAGCATCTGATGAGAGACATCTCGCTGTTATAGCAGAATTAACTTTGGGACGTTGCACTGAACTCCAGGGTATGAATATGATTCTTCTTTTCCACTCGCTACTACATAGCATTAAACACCTTTATACTGTCAGGTTATTATGTATTTTTGCAGCAGTATACCAGGAACGTTATTGTATATTAACTGTTTGTTTGATTATGCAGAAATGAGCAGAAGAATGGTCAATTCAGGATCACGCGGGTATAACCAAATGGGATTACAATATGACTGGAAGATGAAGATAGGAACTTATCTACCAGATTCTCATTCTACAGTTGTTAGCTCCATAGTTTTTATGCCACTGACAAGAGAGTATAGAGTAGAAGCCACATTAGTTCGTACCATGGCCTGGTTTTCAGCAGCAGTATCTTCAGGAATCCCTCTTGTATTCGTTAACATTCAAACCGAGCAAATCAACAATTTGGTATTCCTCTCTTCCTTTTCTGGCCGAGTTTAATTTCTATACACTGACAGTGTAAAATAATTCTTTACAACATTAGGTCACCTAAATTCACTACAAATCCTTTGAACTATCAGTGTATATAACTAAATGAATTCACTCAAACTAACAGTTGCATCGGTAACTAATCTTTTCGTTCCACTTCATGCTTTGTTTGTGTTAAGGAGAGGAGAAACACAAGTGGAAAAGATCTCACTTGTAGTAGGCAACTAGATGGCTATGTTGGTAACCAATCCGCACAAGGTGTAAGGCTATGGTATCTACCAGGAATTGCAGAGGTTCCACTTCAATTAACACCTGAACCAGGAGAATCCAGATTTGGAATAAACATTAAACGAACAGATGAAGTAATAGTCATCGCCTTCTCTTTTCCGTAAACAGCAAATTGAATAATGTAACTATGAAGTGATGATATTCTTAAcatgttctttttctttaatctcTTTTCAGGGATTTGTCAGTATTTACTCAGTAGCAAAGGGGACAGCTGCAGAACGAGCCGGTTTAGTGCATTTATTTGAGGAGGCAAACCAAAGCAAGCACCATCTTGTGATTTCAAGGCTAGAAGGAAAAAGTCTTTTGCCATCAACTGTTAGCTCAGAAGGTTTAATATACTGCTGTGATCATGCTGATATTAAGGACACTCTCAATTTAGCAATGGAAAGAAGTGAAAGTGTTAGACTGCATATTATGTCTTGGCCTAATCAGATAACTCATGATACCACAGGATTGATTGGCGCTGCTGCAGCTCTTATGCCTCCAAGTTGATACCATCAGCTTTTCAACACGTTGGGGGTACTCCGCTATATGAATACTCTTTACTTTACATGTTAGTCCATTTAATCTCATCTCAGTCAGCACTTCAACACCATGTATAGAAATAACGTCAATTTTGTCGACTAATTAATGGAATGGATGTGAAAGAGTTATGCATGTCTTGGTCTAATCAGATAACTCAAGAAACCACATGATCTATTGGCACTCTTATGCATACTGATGGtttgatatcatcaacataaggcTCAAGAACATGAATAAATATTGTATGTTTGTTTGATATTTGATGGAAATAATCAACTTGTCCACTAAATTATATTGTGAGAAGTAACATCAGAATTATGTCTGGCAGGTTAGAGTTTAATAAGTCTTCAATTGAAAAAATTTCCATTATAATCTTTAGGCGAAAAAGTTTGGGAGACCCTTGTACTAGTTCCAGTTTGTCATCCCGTCCTCTTTACTCCGTGAAGTTTCAGACACCTCAACTCGACCAAAACAAGTGTTTTGAACTCACAATATGTGTATAACACACTTTTTCCAACTATAGGGAGTAAAGGGGCCGGGATAACAAATCAGAACAGGTACAAGGGTCTCTCAAGCTATTCTGCATATATAATCTTTAAAGCAGCATGAGGGTTAGTGTCTGAATCATCCTTTTAAGAGCACTAGTACCCAAGAGTGCCTGCAAACGCATGAATTGAAGAATATTTCCTTTTTGCAGTCTTCCCTTTTCAGAACATACATTCATGCATGCACAATTAACCATTTATaacagaggcgtatccaggaggggtcaccgggttcacgtgaacccatgctcccctcctgaaatcatatatagtagtgctatattttttttaaaagtatttaaatatagatgtgtgaacccacatttgaagtatcatataatgtcgTACAATGATGATTGagtgcacctctctaagtgaggttagaaatttgaatctttttttgTAAGAAGGAGATTAAATCGATCAAATTTACATCTTAGATTCATCTTTTCGTAATAGT
This genomic stretch from Solanum stenotomum isolate F172 chromosome 10, ASM1918654v1, whole genome shotgun sequence harbors:
- the LOC125842453 gene encoding uncharacterized protein LOC125842453 translates to MKLLRLLKKYYCSIFKKKKMASVEKVVGVKKVRQKDPDGWDVSMPLPGDIIEGVAELASDDDSFIQAKAWSELTLFLGKIAGHFIWFKVRRGESTLKLRGYVLVERRSNLQKRFVVRAASDERHLAVIAELTLGRCTELQEMSRRMVNSGSRGYNQMGLQYDWKMKIGTYLPDSHSTVVSSIVFMPLTREYRVEATLVRTMAWFSAAVSSGIPLVFVNIQTEQINNLERRNTSGKDLTCSRQLDGYVGNQSAQGVRLWYLPGIAEVPLQLTPEPGESRFGINIKRTDEGFVSIYSVAKGTAAERAGLVHLFEEANQSKHHLVISRLEGKSLLPSTVSSEGLIYCCDHADIKDTLNLAMERSESVRLHIMSWPNQITHDTTGLIGAAAALMPPS